Genomic DNA from Paenibacillus borealis:
CGCTTAGTGTCTGAGCTGGTGTGGAACGCATGCATGATCTCGAGCACATGATTTGCCAGCTCGCCATTGGCCCGCGGGGTGTCGCCTGTCCCGATGCAGCGGGCCATATCCGCTACGCCGATGCCGCGGCTGTTCCCGGCATAATTGTAGATCAGAGGCACCTCTTGGAATTCCGTGCTGTGCGCCGGACGCAGCAGGACCGGCCCGCCGAAGGTGTTCGGGTCGGGTACGATCAGCGTGCCGAGCGAGCCGTAGATTTCGATCCGCGGCAAAGTGCTGTGCCAGACATCGAAGCTCGTAATCATCGTGGCTACCGCACCGCTGGCGAACTCGATGATTCCGGCCACATGTGTAGGCACTTCGACATCAACCACCTTGCCGAACTTCTTCTCACTGGTGATTGTCCGTGTCGGAAATGAGGTTTTGGTGATCCCGCATACCGTCTTCGCCGGGCCGAGCAAGGACACCAGCGCCGTCAGATAATATGGCCCCATATCAAACATCGGGCCGCCGCCGGCCTGATAGTAGAACTCAGGGTCCGGATGCCAGCTCTCATGGCCATGGCAGAGCATGAAGGCCGTTGCGGCTATCGGCTCTCCGATATAGCCGTCCGCAATCAGCTTGGCGCAGGTTTGCAGGCCGCCTCCAAGGAAAGTATCCGGTGCGCAGCCGATGAACAGATTTTTATCTTTTGCCAGCTTAACAAGCTCGGTTCCATTCTCCAGTGTCAGCGACAGCGGCTTCTCCACATACACATGCTTGCCGGCCAGCAGAGCCTGCTTACACACATCGAAGTGGAAATTAGGCGTCGTCAGATTAACGACAATCTCAATCTCTTCTGAAGCCAGCAATTCCTCTGTTGTCCATACATGAGGAACTCCATATTTCTCCGCGGCCTTCCCTGCCCGCTCAAGGTCAAGATCGGCACAGGCATAGACCTCCGTATTCACAAAGGTTCCGGTCAAATTCTCGAAATAAATGCCGCTGATATTCCCGCAGCCGACAATACCTACTTTCACTTTTCGCACAATGAGTCCCTCCTTGTCCCGTTTTATTTAGCTGCCCAGATGAAGCCTTTACGCATCAGTTCCTTGGCTTCCGGAATATCGAAGATATCCGCATGATGGCCAAGTGAGTTATAGAATACCTTGCCCTGACCCCAACGTTTCGTGTAAACAACAGGCATGGTGATTACACCGTTCGCCGAATGGTCGCCTTCACTCAGCACAAAAGTAGTTGTCGCCAGTACGTCCACCGCCGGATCCACATGCAGGTAATACTGCTCGGACTTCACCTTGAAATCCGGGATGCCTTCCACAATCGGGCTGGAGCCGGATCTTACGATGTTCACTTCATAATCCACCCCGTCGTTGAAGGGATGCGCCACCCACTGTGATCCGGTCAAAAATTGCCATTCTGTATTGTTACGGAAGGAGTCGCACATCCCGCCGTGACAACCGGCAATGCCTACCCCGGAAGCCACAGCCGCAAGCACCGACGCCACCTGTTCACCTGCGATTTCACCCATTGTCCAGACGGGCACAATCAGGCTCAATTCTTTAAGCGCATCAGCGCTGTTGAAGCTGTCCAGCGTATCCGACACCTCTACCTCGAACCCTTCAGCCTCCAGGATGCCGGCAAAAATCGCTGCAACCTCATTCGGTTCATGACCATCCCATCCGCCTTTTACAATCAATGCCTTCTTCGCCATCTCAAGTTCTCCTTTTGTCCTGCAATCAATTTTGGTTATGGAATCAATAAGCACCTCTATACCCTGAGGAAATTGTAATCCATACAGGTGGCGGATGCTCGCCATTTTGCTTGTATGAATGGTCATTTTTTGCTAAGTTTATATACACATAGAGCGATAATCATCAAATCTCTGAAACCGCTTCCTGACAAGCGGACCAGCAGACTCAGAACAGGAGAGATCATGAGAGCTTTTCACGAGAACCGAACGTATGGAACAGCTTTTCCCTTCACTGCATTTATAAGCCACAATATTGAATATCTCGCCCACTGGCATAATGATCTGGAGATTGTCTATGTACTGGAGGGATCGATCCGGATGGGGATCAACTCGGAGACACGGGTGCTTAAGGCAGGTGATCTGGCCGTATGCAGCAGCGGAGATATCCACTACTATGACAGCAGGGACAACACGTCCGAGCTTATTTTGATTATTTTTAATCCGTCGCTGATCGGGTTTCCGGCAGGCTGGCCCCTGAATCTGCGGCTCACCTCCCCTTTCCGGGAGAACCGGCCGTCCACACCGGAAGAGGAGGCCATTAACCGCCGTCTGTCCGCAATCATGCAGGAGCTGCTGCAGGAACATGTTCAGAAGCTTCCGCATCACGAGCAGCTGATGACCGGCCTTTTGCACGAGCTGTGCGCATTGATTCTGCGGCATATGCCGCTTGACACCGTCAATCCCCATAAGGATAAACGGCGCATTACGAATATGAAGATCATGCAGGAGGTCCTTGAATATCTCGACGTCAATTACATGTATCCCATCACCCTTGCCGACGCCGCCCGTCACGCCAACATGAGCCTGTTCTATTTCTCCCGCTTCTTCAAAAGCATCTCGGGCATGAGCTACATTTCGTACCTCAACAGTATCCGGGTCAATCAGGCTGAGCGGCTGCTGCTGAACACAGACAAAAGCATACTCGATATCGCGCTCGAATGCGGTTTCTCCAATATCCGCACCTTCAACCGTGTATTTAAACAGGTCAAGCAGCGGACACCAAGCGAACTTCGTTGATCCTGTGTTAATGCTCTGTTTGCGCTAATCATCTCTTGCTTATTTGCCGGGAAGTCACTACAATACACTTATTATAACTCTTTTAATAATAGTATTATAATCATCCGGGAGGAAGGTTCCGATATGGCCACACCGTCTCATAACACACAGCTGGTGAAGAAAATAAATGTCGAACTGGTTAAAAATATACTCCGCACATCCGGCATAGGCACCAAAGCATCCATTGCCGGGCTGACCCGGCTAAGTGTAGCCACCTGCGGCACCATTCTCAATGAACTGGTTCAGACCGGGGAGATTCTGGAGCTTGGCTGGGAGGAATCCAGCGGTGGCAGGCCTGCGCGCAAATATCAGTTCAACGCTAATTATTCCCTCATGATCTGTATGATCGTGCGTTCAGAGGGCGGAATTCAATCCATTAGCTATGCGCTGGCGAACCTGAATGGTGAAATCCTGGAGCAAACGGATAAAGTGCATGACCAGATTACCCTAGACACCCTTACAGACTGGCTGGATCAGATTATTGAGGTTCACCCGAATGTTCAGGCGGTTGGCATCGGCATACCGGGTGTAGTTCAGCAAGACCGGATCGGGATCTGTGATGTTCCGGCGCTCGCAGATCAGCCCCTTGGTATTCTGCTGAAGGAACGCTATGAAGAGGTTGAGATTATTATTGAGAACGATATGAATCTGACGGTTTACGGCTTGTATCAGCGGCTGTTTCCGGATGAAGAGAGCCAGTTTGCCGTGCTGACCTTCCCCAAGGACCATTTCCCGGGGGCCGGCTTTATGGTGAATGGGCGTTTGCTTAACGGGAACAGCTTTTTCAGCGGAGAAGTGTCTTACCTGCCTTATGGCATTCCGAGGGAGAAGCAGCTGCAGCTGCTTCAGAACGATGGAGATCCCGGCAAGCTGGCGGTACATGCACTGGTGTCCATTATCAGCATCATTAACCCTGCTACGATCGTTATCACCGGTGATAATATATCGCCCGGGATGCTGGAGGAGCTGCGCAGCGGCTGCCGGGAGATTATTCCGCCCGAGCATATGCCTGAGCTGATCATCCAGAATGACACCCGCCAGGAATACATGGCAGGACTGATTACAACAACCATGGAGAGCCTGACCTACCGGTTCCAGCTGGTTGAACGGAAGTAAGCCACACATCATTTTTATCATCCGGGAGGCATCATTTTGAAGGCTCAAGCACGCAATTCTGCAGGCAAACGCAACACGATTTATATCATGCAGCTCGTAACCATCTTTCTGGGGTTTATTGTCTTCGGGATCTCGGAAAATATTAAAGGCCCCGCCATTCCGCGGATTCAGTTCGCTTTCAACCTGGATGAAGGGCAGCTGGGTACGCTGCTCTCGCTGAATGCGCTGGGCTATCTCATCGCCTGTTCGTTCACGGCAATTCTCGTCCGCAAATGGGGCATCAAGGCGGTCACTATCGTTTCGTTCGCCTCGATGGTCCTCTCGGGTGTGCTGATCTTCCTCTCGCATACCTATCCTTTATTCGCTTCCTCCTACTTCCTCATGTACATCGGCAACGGGATGCTGGAGATTGGCCTGGCGATTCTGGGGGCGCGGATTTTTGTGAAAAACACGGGGATGATGATGAATTTATCCCACTTCTTCTATGGACTTAGTTCAACCGTAGCGCCGCTGCTCGCCACCGGGGTAATGTCGCTGAGTGTGTTTGGACATCTGCTGGACTGGCGCGGAATGTATCTGGTGATGCTGTCGCTCTGTCTGCTGCCGATTGTGTCGGCGCTGCGCAGTACCTTTCCCGGTGATGATCTGCCGCATGAGGACCGCACTTCCTTCAAGACCCTGATGCGCGATCCTGCGCTCTGGATGATGGTGATGATCCTGTCCTTCGGCGTGGTCTCCGAGCTCGCTGTGGGCGGCTGGCTGGTTAACTTTCTGGAGAAAGCGTACGCCTGGGACACCGTCAAGGCTTCCGGCATGCTGTCGGCCTTCTTCCTGCTCTTCTCGCTGGGAAGACTATTAATCGGTCCGCTGACAGACAAGATCGGCTTCGTGCTCTCGCTGATTATTTTCTCATTGTTCTCGGCGCTCTGTACCTTTGCAGCCCTCGCTGGTGGGGAAAGCCTCGCTTTTCTGTTCGCCTTGTCCGGAGCAGGAATCGCGATCATCTACCCCACCGTTATGGCGTTTATTGCCCGCCGCTATCCTAACGGGAGTGATACGGCTATTACTTTTGTGGTGACGCTGATGGGTCTCGGCAGTGTTATCGGGAACTATATCATTGGCTGGGTAATTGAACTCGTCAAGACGGTGTATGGCCGTTCAAGCGAGCTTGGCCTGCTGCGCGGTCTGCAGGCGGGGTATGGCTTCATCGGCTTATGCGCAGCGGTCTGCTCCGTGTCGGGAATTGTGCTGTATGTGTACTTGAAGCGGCGGGAGGAACTGATCTGAGGACAGTGGGATAACACAGCAGCGGTTCTCCCCTCCGGAGAACTGCTGCTGTGCATTGTGTCAGGTGCTTATAGATATTCTTGTAGATTATTAAGGACCACCGCGTACCCATTCGCATACATATGAACGCCATCCATTGTGTATTCTTCCTTCAAATTCCCTTCCGGGTCCATCAAGCCTTCATTCACATTAATGAACGCATATCCATGCTGCGCCGCTAATTTCTCCACTTCGGCATTGGCTTCGAGTAACGCGGCATTCGTTCTTGTTCGGAAGTAGCTTTCTTTCGCAGCCTGATCCATGCCGGCAAAATCAGCTTGTGCGTTCACCGGATAATACGCCATTACATATACCTTGCATTCCGGCAGCCTTACTCCAATCTGCGTCAGAATCTCATTATAGTTCGCAAGCAATCTCGCGGGGTCATATTCGCCGTCTGCCGAGCTGATGTCATTGGTACCGATATTAATGAACAGCTTAGCAGGCTCTAACTCAAAAATACATTCTTCGAGCGAACTTAACAGCTCACTCGTTACATAGCCCGCAATTCCGCGGTTGTAAATAACCGTCTGCTTCGCCAGCGTCTGCTGTAATTCATTCACCGGAAAGTATTCCATCAGGGACGAGCCGGATAGTACGGTCTGTCCTTTTTTGGCGTATTTATTTAGAATCTTATACTTTTTTACTTTGTCTTCTTTCTCTCTTTTCATGTTATCATCCAAAATTTCGTTAATAAGGTCTTCCTGAGTCAAGGTAATCTCCTCCTTTTGGCTGTAGCAGAGCATCTGCCAGATCCGTTACTTATTATCCCCGGATTATATAGCAGACTCTATAACTATTTTTACAGAATGTATGACAAGCAGAAATGGCTGCGCGGTGCGGACAGAGCACGTTGAGGGCTTGTATCTTTCGTATACTCAGAATTAATCACACACTAGGCTCATGTGCATATAATTGAGGGTGGAATTACTTACATTATCGGAGGGTTACGCTCATGAATATGGTTTATCCGTATTGGTTCAGACCACAATTCGCTCCCATTTGGGCAACTTCAAGCCAAGACGCACTTGAATTAATAAGAACTTCAGTGCAGGGGGAGCGAAATGATGAACTTTTTTATGACCAGCTCATTCAACTTGCTCCTGGCCAGGAGCAGGCTGAAGTTATTACCTCTATTCGTAATGATGAACGGGGGCATAATCATATGTTCCGACAAATGTACAGGGAATTAACTGGACATGAAGTGACAGGCGTTAGCAACGAAGTTCCTGAACATGTTAATTCGTATATTGCCGGGTTGCAAAAAGCCTTCCAAGGTGAATTGTCCGCAGTTGAAAAGTATCGAAAGATTTGGTTCGGTCTTCCTTACGGCATTTATAAGGATACTTTGTATGGCATTATTCTCGATGAGCAAAAACATGCGGCGAAGTATAATAATCTGTTGCTACAACACTTAGCTGCAAATCAGAAGTAAGTGGGCTACACGAACAGATTCCTTTTTTGGTTTGTATTTACGAACATACACTAATGTGTGAAAATAGAGGTACAGCAATTGGAATTTTATTGGGATCTCTATAGCTGCATTAGGTGATGGAATCGCTGCGCTAGCGGCCGGATTAGCGTTAGAAGCTTTAAAACAGGATTATAAAACCAAAAAAACAGTCGTACTGCTTCTATTAAATCAACTGAGAATCAACTTGATTATTTTATTAACGAGTTAGTCAAGATCAGGAATAATGTTGGATGATAAGATTCATTAGATTAGGCTTAATCAACAATGAAGAAATGACCGGCACTTTTGCTGGTTTTTTTAATTGCGCTATATGAGTCTACCAATCACTGTCTTCGTACTGTGCAGCGGGCAGGATTGTTTAATAATGGTCCGAGGCAGCGGATATCCGAATCGAAAATCACCTCAGAGCTGTCCCCCGAATTATAGTTTTTGCGTCTTCATAAAGGTTGAGCACATGAAAGGGTGATATCGCAATGCAATTCAAGTTGTATACGGATGTGCATGAGTTTTACAAGGATACCTATGCTGTACTGATGCGTCATGAAGCACAAAATTTGATTCCTCTTGGCAATATCATCATTGGGCATGAAGGAAAAGACAAAACAGACTGGCGTGACCCTGTTAATTGGCTTATGGTAACGATTTCGGATGCTAAGGGCATACAACTTACCGCCATAATGACACCGCCACACAATATTACGCTTTATGCAACAGACAACATAATTAACCCCGAAGCTATCAACTGTCTGATCGATGGGCTGAAAGACCATGAAATTCCAGGGGTGATAACCGAAAAAACCTTGGCAGAGTATTTTGCCAAAGCATATACCTTACGCAAGGGGATTACCTTTGAAACAACCATGAGCCAGCGTATATATGAACTTACGGCAGTAAACCCAGACATTCAAAAGGCTGGTATCGTTCGATTGCTGGATGACAAGGATATTCACTTTTTCC
This window encodes:
- a CDS encoding Gfo/Idh/MocA family protein, which gives rise to MRKVKVGIVGCGNISGIYFENLTGTFVNTEVYACADLDLERAGKAAEKYGVPHVWTTEELLASEEIEIVVNLTTPNFHFDVCKQALLAGKHVYVEKPLSLTLENGTELVKLAKDKNLFIGCAPDTFLGGGLQTCAKLIADGYIGEPIAATAFMLCHGHESWHPDPEFYYQAGGGPMFDMGPYYLTALVSLLGPAKTVCGITKTSFPTRTITSEKKFGKVVDVEVPTHVAGIIEFASGAVATMITSFDVWHSTLPRIEIYGSLGTLIVPDPNTFGGPVLLRPAHSTEFQEVPLIYNYAGNSRGIGVADMARCIGTGDTPRANGELANHVLEIMHAFHTSSDTKRYAELVTSCEQPKLLPLGLVKGYLE
- a CDS encoding ThuA domain-containing protein; the protein is MAKKALIVKGGWDGHEPNEVAAIFAGILEAEGFEVEVSDTLDSFNSADALKELSLIVPVWTMGEIAGEQVASVLAAVASGVGIAGCHGGMCDSFRNNTEWQFLTGSQWVAHPFNDGVDYEVNIVRSGSSPIVEGIPDFKVKSEQYYLHVDPAVDVLATTTFVLSEGDHSANGVITMPVVYTKRWGQGKVFYNSLGHHADIFDIPEAKELMRKGFIWAAK
- a CDS encoding helix-turn-helix transcriptional regulator, with amino-acid sequence MRAFHENRTYGTAFPFTAFISHNIEYLAHWHNDLEIVYVLEGSIRMGINSETRVLKAGDLAVCSSGDIHYYDSRDNTSELILIIFNPSLIGFPAGWPLNLRLTSPFRENRPSTPEEEAINRRLSAIMQELLQEHVQKLPHHEQLMTGLLHELCALILRHMPLDTVNPHKDKRRITNMKIMQEVLEYLDVNYMYPITLADAARHANMSLFYFSRFFKSISGMSYISYLNSIRVNQAERLLLNTDKSILDIALECGFSNIRTFNRVFKQVKQRTPSELR
- a CDS encoding ROK family protein, encoding MATPSHNTQLVKKINVELVKNILRTSGIGTKASIAGLTRLSVATCGTILNELVQTGEILELGWEESSGGRPARKYQFNANYSLMICMIVRSEGGIQSISYALANLNGEILEQTDKVHDQITLDTLTDWLDQIIEVHPNVQAVGIGIPGVVQQDRIGICDVPALADQPLGILLKERYEEVEIIIENDMNLTVYGLYQRLFPDEESQFAVLTFPKDHFPGAGFMVNGRLLNGNSFFSGEVSYLPYGIPREKQLQLLQNDGDPGKLAVHALVSIISIINPATIVITGDNISPGMLEELRSGCREIIPPEHMPELIIQNDTRQEYMAGLITTTMESLTYRFQLVERK
- a CDS encoding MFS transporter; translation: MQLVTIFLGFIVFGISENIKGPAIPRIQFAFNLDEGQLGTLLSLNALGYLIACSFTAILVRKWGIKAVTIVSFASMVLSGVLIFLSHTYPLFASSYFLMYIGNGMLEIGLAILGARIFVKNTGMMMNLSHFFYGLSSTVAPLLATGVMSLSVFGHLLDWRGMYLVMLSLCLLPIVSALRSTFPGDDLPHEDRTSFKTLMRDPALWMMVMILSFGVVSELAVGGWLVNFLEKAYAWDTVKASGMLSAFFLLFSLGRLLIGPLTDKIGFVLSLIIFSLFSALCTFAALAGGESLAFLFALSGAGIAIIYPTVMAFIARRYPNGSDTAITFVVTLMGLGSVIGNYIIGWVIELVKTVYGRSSELGLLRGLQAGYGFIGLCAAVCSVSGIVLYVYLKRREELI
- a CDS encoding GDSL-type esterase/lipase family protein, whose translation is MKREKEDKVKKYKILNKYAKKGQTVLSGSSLMEYFPVNELQQTLAKQTVIYNRGIAGYVTSELLSSLEECIFELEPAKLFINIGTNDISSADGEYDPARLLANYNEILTQIGVRLPECKVYVMAYYPVNAQADFAGMDQAAKESYFRTRTNAALLEANAEVEKLAAQHGYAFINVNEGLMDPEGNLKEEYTMDGVHMYANGYAVVLNNLQEYL
- a CDS encoding ferritin-like domain-containing protein, translated to MNMVYPYWFRPQFAPIWATSSQDALELIRTSVQGERNDELFYDQLIQLAPGQEQAEVITSIRNDERGHNHMFRQMYRELTGHEVTGVSNEVPEHVNSYIAGLQKAFQGELSAVEKYRKIWFGLPYGIYKDTLYGIILDEQKHAAKYNNLLLQHLAANQK
- a CDS encoding GNAT family N-acetyltransferase, which produces MQFKLYTDVHEFYKDTYAVLMRHEAQNLIPLGNIIIGHEGKDKTDWRDPVNWLMVTISDAKGIQLTAIMTPPHNITLYATDNIINPEAINCLIDGLKDHEIPGVITEKTLAEYFAKAYTLRKGITFETTMSQRIYELTAVNPDIQKAGIVRLLDDKDIHFFPYWAEAFYAAASYGKTEMSIPQDADPYLYRIASKKLYILEDNGVPVAMAGYTREMQTAIGVAFVYTPPYMRGKGYATSIVAQISQLALDKGFTKCVLYTDLANPTSNSIYQKIGYVPVCDSLQLKFE